The following is a genomic window from Phaseolus vulgaris cultivar G19833 chromosome 6, P. vulgaris v2.0, whole genome shotgun sequence.
TTATATAggttaactttttaattttaatttagtatCTTTATAATAATGTTTGGAAAAATAGGTGAAGATTTTGATTATATTGCTATAAATAGACGAGTtgagtaaaaaataatagggtgcaggaagaaattgccatTTCCAGATCATCTCTCACTGGTTTCGAAATGTACTTTCTAAAAAGTACTTtccttttattccaaaaaaaatattttgaagcaAATGAAAAAACAATCCCAACAAATATTATATGTAGGAAGTTGAACtcctaaataaataaacattgcACCCCACATTTTATCACAAAAGAACATTGCACTCTGGCTCCAGGAAGTCCCTTCTACTTTTACACATTGAATCTCTTCTTGCAAATGCAGTGCCAGAATTTGGCTCAAGCAGACTACAGAAAATTCTATTCAAATGTTTCTCTCTTTAACATTTGAGCTATTGAACATTAACATGATAACTAATTGATCTCTCTTGAGCACCTAAATAGCCTGTTTTTACTGCTCATAGCCGTAAAACAACGTGTGCTTAGTGATAAAACGAAAAGAACAACCCAAGGCCACTTTATAGAAGCTGATATCCTTCCTCTAATTCATACTTTAATTCATACTTTCAACATCTTTGCAAAACGTACCACTTTAAAGACTAGAGTAGATTCAAGTCAAAGGATTCCCTAAAGTCGCTAAATGGCTCTAAATGCTGAGCAACTcataatatttagaaaaaataatacataaataaattgtgatataataaaaaacaaacaaaacataatATTAACAGACATAAAAACTAACTggaaatgaaaaggaaatttaCGAAGTAAACTatgatttgttttaaaaaatgagaAACTCATAATGTTACAATGACCTTCTTCCTAGTACACTGCTAAAATTCAATGTGTTCTTGCAGCTCGAGTTCAAGGCCCGAAcagaaaagagagtgaaaaaaaaaaacatgtatcaATGTGTGGTAAAGAACTAAGAATTGCAGAtatattcaaattattaaaaaataatcggGGCAAGTACATGTGGACAAATAGctaatttacaaaattaatatgATATTTGAAATTATCCAGTTGAAGTTCAATTCACACCTTGCTTTGTCCTATGCACTCACCAGGAACACACTTTATTAGCCTCCGACAGAAATCTGCATCCTTCCTGTGAACTCACAAATAAGCACTCCCGAACAGCATGAGAAAAGGAATTACTTTCCATATTTTGAAGTGCTTGAACTTTTACCTCCATCTCATTGCCCAGTGTTCACAACCAGAGTGGCAACGCTAATATTTTGCCCAAGTTGGATGCCTGCACGCATGGGCTCTCCACTCCAGTTTTAGCATCCTTTCTCTGGCAAGCATCCATGGTGAGAAGGTGAGACAATATTAACCtgcaaagagaaaaaaaaggtttGTGGAACATCAGAGACAGATTCAAAGATGTCAAGTGTAAGATTTCTGATTAATTCCAAATCTTTACATTCTGAACAAAGTCAGACAACAGGAGTATAAGTAGTTAGCAGAAATAGCCAActgtcaaattaaaataaagaatgagAACATAGAGGGAGCTATGAAGTGCTGATTCAAGGAAGGAGATGCTAATGAATAGTTATCTGCAGACAAAGTAGTAACACTGACACAAATTCATGCCAATAGTTCAAGTATGACAAAAAATACATGATAAATCTTTCGAAACTCATTTTATGTAAACTTTAGAAACACCTTGTATCATGATAATCTCTCACAGGGTCATCAACTCTCCTAAAAGTTAAACTAATAAGTGAAACTACATGAACGGCTTCCATATTCCTACACTGCCTTGGGCAAGACACACTTGGCTTGCTAAGAGGACAATGGCCATACCTCCTTTTATTTTATGCTGAAATTCAACTTTATTTAAATGAATGAGGTGGTTAGGATCCAGCTCTTGATCTTCAGCTACAAAGTTTCCGATATCAAGTCAAGGAACTCCACTAAAAGCTTAAGTACATCaatggtttttatttttatatatgcaaCAGCCATCATTCTTCAcacattttaatatttacacTTCATGTTAGAAGGTGAGAAAACCAGAAAGGAAAAGCacaagaacaaaagaaaaggGACAAAGTGGTTTACCACCCGAAGATCAGGTATAATAGGTTAACACTGCTTGTGCAGGTAAGGGAAGGGAATCAAGAAACTAAATGAAAAACCTATATCTCATACTCTCAATGAGTCCAAAATATCCTGAAAGATCCTATTCAAAGACCATACATACAAAACCTTTTGTTACATCTGTGCTGCATTCATCCTTCCATCATTTTCTTCCACCTTATCTATGTGGTCCTGGTCATCCTGGTTTGAGCCAACTCGCAAATGCGGTTGTCCTGTAACACTTTCATTGCTCCTTAGTAAGGAAAGTTGGTCCATAGCAAAAGAGTTCCTTTTGTAATTCCACACAAGCATTGAAATATAATCTTGAGGTGTAACAAGACCTTGTTCAGTGATGCAACTCCGTTGCTCCTCCAAAGTCTTTGGATCTTCCAGTTTTATGTATTCTAGCAACAACTTTTCATGGTCAGGCCTCCAGTCACTAGGGAATAGGGAGTAATCTGTCTCCGGTACAAGAGACATCCTTGTATAATGGAGACCATCGATTGATTCGGCAAGGCCCATTCTTAACAAATTCTGGTACTCAGGAGACTGGCCTTTTTTCTCCTTCAATGGACGGCTCAAGTTACGAGCACCTATCTTGTACACTTTTGCCCGCGAACGAAGCTTGTATTTTGCAGCATACAACTTAGCAAGGGAGCCTCTTATGATATAAGAACAGAAGTTCACAATCTTCTTCCTATTGTCAGCATACCTGTACCACTCAACCATGGTTGACAAAAACTTGTTCATTTGAGCATTGGTATGCGCCTGCGTGGCATGAAACATCCTAAAACAAGGCTGAGGATCTGGATCCTTGTCCCCCTTGAGAAAGCTTAACTTCCTAAACTGCTTAATACACTGTTTCAAGCTGGCCGTCACTGACAACAGCGTCCCCACACCCTTCTCACTTATGATCTTGCCACCAGTTGCAGTGTACCTAAGAGTTGGATACACAACCCTTCTACACAGCACATGGTCCAAAAACATTATCCCTTTTGTTATATGCTCTATAGGAAGACTCTCATTATCAAGCTTGAGCATAAACCTCTGATCACAAAACTCAATCAACTGCTTCCTCAATGCAGCTGCATCCGCCCTAGGCCCTCTAACACCAATCAAGATATGCCCTCCATACCGAACGAAATCCATCTTCCTGGTCTTATCCGGCCCACTCGTGGGCACAAACTCCGGCCATGAAGTGTTCCCCTGCTCCTCTTCAGGATTATTCCATATAACATCACTCTTGGAAGGAACGTAGAACTCCTTAATCTTCCCCTCCATCCACCTATCCAACTCATCCAAACAAACATTGGCCAAAAGTGGACTAAGCACACCACAATGACCCCAATTGGGAACCAAATTTGCCTCCTCCGGCGCAAACCCAAAAAAGGTATCCAACCAATAAGGATCAGGCTTAGGCTCATCCTCGGCCAACACCCTCTTCTTCTGAtacttcctcttcttcttcttctcttttttctcCAGAGTAGTAACAACCACCGGCGTAACCAGCGCGTCTTTTATCAAATCAACAATCAACTTATCCCTAACATCCCTCATAACAGCATTGACCACCATCCCCACTTTCATCCCATCTAACAAAACACTAAAATCACCCTTTATATACCACAAATAACCAGCAAAGCTCCTTCTGATGACCCTTAAAACAGTGTGGGGTGTTCTGCCTGGTCTGAAAGCGTAGGACTTAGGGGAAAAGCGAGGCTCATAGATTGGTTCGAGGACCATCAATAGAACTTCCTGAACGATCTTGTCCTGGAAGGGCGAGGGCTGCGTTGTGGTGAGGATGGTTTTGATCTTGCGCTTGGAAAGGGAATCGTAGTCGGTTTTATCTCGGGGGGATTTGAGAAAGAACTTGAGTCTGGCGCCCCACTTGAATTTTCCGTCGAGGACGGCGTTGCGGAGGGCGAGGAGGTCCTGGAGGGTGGAAGTGGAGAGGGAGGAGCGGGGGGTGTAGGAACCGGTGTCGTCGGTGGCGACCTTCTGGTAGGCGAGGACCCAGAGGTCGAAGCGGCGAAGGAGGGGGGAGATGGAGGTGACGGCGCGGTCGGGGTGGCGGAAGTTGTCGATCCACATCTGGCAGCAAATAGAGACGCCGTCGTCTCTGGAGTGGGTGGAGGAGGAGAAGGGGCGAGGGGAGGAATGAGGAGGGTGCAGGATAGGGAATAATGAAATTGGTCGCAGGGGATTGGTGGGATTGGAGAGGAGGAGGTGGCGGAGACGGTGGGAGAAGAGGGGGAGACGGCGACGCATTTGGGAGTTGTGTTGTCAGAGCATGGGGCGTTGATGGAGTGAGGGAGGGAACCAAAACAAAACCCACCAAAAACCCTTCTGCTACTCTCCTCTCTTCCTTCTTACATCTTTCTTCAAAATATGAACCATTCTTTCTACCACTCACACAttccaatttaattttttattattattattattattattgttattactcCAAATAATTTAACAAGCCAAAAAATAAATcagtaatatttaaaattttaacgtgacaatgaaattaaaatataacaaatatttttttattgttgaaatTTCAAATCTGAACTTTAGACATGAAGTATAGTATAAAACTAGATGAAATGCAATATAATCATTATATTTTTGTGTTACATATACTCTTTGGAGCCCTAAATAAAACTTAGAGACTTATAAGTTACCAAGAGAGTGTTTTGTACCACTactgaaaaaagaaaacaaacttACCAAAAGATAAACTCTAATGTTTTATTTGGATAGATAATGAAAAAGTAACAAAAgaatcatttttaattaaaaagcaACCACAATTTAATTTTACTACAATAACAACATACAtcaaccatatatatatatatatatacattaattttcaATAAGTAGAATGTCAATTAAATATGTGTTACcaaatactaataattaatctaattaaaaatttaaattaataagtgAATTCAATAATAATTGATTAAGATAAATTTAatctaattcaaaatttaaattaataagtgAATTCAATAATAATTGATTaagataaatttaatataattcaaattgTGCATGCATTTATACATGATGTTATGGTATATATGAATTTCTCAGTAAACTTCTCACTTGAtattattcattatttaaaccaaattacaattaattaaatatataaaataatcatcattttaaatttgtaataaacATTGACatataattcatttaaataataaaaataataatattttttttagtttaaacgAAAATTAGCTACTTTAGTGAAAAAAATTCAGACAAAATTTTGATCAAATAAGAAATTGAGTTCcgatcttattttttttaacaaaaattggCTCATTTAAGCGAAAATCTTGACATATCAAGTGAGTTGTAAT
Proteins encoded in this region:
- the LOC137832030 gene encoding nuclear intron maturase 2, mitochondrial produces the protein MRRRLPLFSHRLRHLLLSNPTNPLRPISLFPILHPPHSSPRPFSSSTHSRDDGVSICCQMWIDNFRHPDRAVTSISPLLRRFDLWVLAYQKVATDDTGSYTPRSSLSTSTLQDLLALRNAVLDGKFKWGARLKFFLKSPRDKTDYDSLSKRKIKTILTTTQPSPFQDKIVQEVLLMVLEPIYEPRFSPKSYAFRPGRTPHTVLRVIRRSFAGYLWYIKGDFSVLLDGMKVGMVVNAVMRDVRDKLIVDLIKDALVTPVVVTTLEKKEKKKKRKYQKKRVLAEDEPKPDPYWLDTFFGFAPEEANLVPNWGHCGVLSPLLANVCLDELDRWMEGKIKEFYVPSKSDVIWNNPEEEQGNTSWPEFVPTSGPDKTRKMDFVRYGGHILIGVRGPRADAAALRKQLIEFCDQRFMLKLDNESLPIEHITKGIMFLDHVLCRRVVYPTLRYTATGGKIISEKGVGTLLSVTASLKQCIKQFRKLSFLKGDKDPDPQPCFRMFHATQAHTNAQMNKFLSTMVEWYRYADNRKKIVNFCSYIIRGSLAKLYAAKYKLRSRAKVYKIGARNLSRPLKEKKGQSPEYQNLLRMGLAESIDGLHYTRMSLVPETDYSLFPSDWRPDHEKLLLEYIKLEDPKTLEEQRSCITEQGLVTPQDYISMLVWNYKRNSFAMDQLSLLRSNESVTGQPHLRVGSNQDDQDHIDKVEENDGRMNAAQM